The Acidobacteriota bacterium DNA window TGAGCGGGAGAACTGCTGACCGTCACCTCCTCGCTCATCTCGCCCAACTCCAAACGGCAGTTGACGACCCGGTTGGCGCGCACGTCGACCTTGATACTCTTGGCCACGAACGACTTGAAACCTTCCAGCGTGGCCGTCAGCCGGTAGGTGCCGACCTCCACCCGCAAAAACGTGTAAAAGCCGGTGTCGTCGGAAATCACGGTGCGGGAGGTTCCCGTGTCCTGGTTGACGATTTTCACCTCGGCTCCCGGAATGACCGCGTCCGAACTGTCCTTGACCGTGCCGCTGATAGTACCCGCTGTCTGGGCCTGCAACGATACGGAGAACAGGAGGAAAAGCGTGGCCAAAAGGGCTGGGATGCAGAAAACCCTTTGCTGTGGACGCATGTGTTTACCCCCGTGTGTTGCTGCAATTGACTGCATGAAGCAATTGCGCTTTCTTGCTGCTAACAATTGTTAAGACTCCTAATTTATTGCCCCAGTGCAAGGCGCCGGAAAGGACAAGGGGCCTGCAAGGTCCCCGCGCCCCTTAGCGCCGCCTTTAATTAGGACTCTTAAAAAATAACTTGACGCAAAGGATTACCACAGCCCATAATCGTCTGTCAACTGGAAACTGACCGTTGGGGGAAAAAACATCTGATGTCGAGTCAATCACGCAAGTACTCCAAGCAGCGCGGACGCTATGCCAGCAAGATCGATCTTTCCAAGATGCGATCCCTGAACAGTTGGCAGATTCTGGAGGCCGTTCGCGACAAAGGACCGCTTTCGCGGGCCGAACTGGCCAAGATTTCGGAGTTGTCTCCGCCCACGGTTTCAGCCTTGGTCGACACGCTTCGCGAACTGCATTTGCTGCGCGAGCGCCGTCAGCCGGTTCGAGCCAGCGGGCCGGGCCGCAAACCTCGTCTGCTTGAAATCAACGATGAGCTGGGCTGCGTGGCGGGCCTGGAATTCCAACCTTTTCAATTATGTCTGGCCGTGGCCGACCTGAACGGAAAAATCCTGGCCCGCTCCCGAGTGGGCATTGACCCGGCGGCCGGACCCGATGCCCATATTGCAGCTCAAGCCGACAGCGTCAGGCAGTTGCTGGAGGAGGCCGGACTGCCTTTAGAGTTGCTGATGGGCGTCACCGTGGCGGCTCCCGGCATCACCGATTCCACACAAGGACGCGCCATCGACCTGACCATGAACTATCTGGAGGGCTGGCGCGACATCGAATTGGCCCAGCGCCTGAGCGTACAGCTGGAGGCGCCGGTGGCTGTCGAGAACGACCTCAACTCGGCCGTCCAGGGCGAACACTGGAAGGGCTGCGCTCAAGGCGAATCGGACTTCGCCTTCATCTCGGCCAACATCTTTTCCGATCCTTGCCAGGTTGGGGCCGGCATCATCATCGACGGCAAGCTGCACCGCGGCGGTCACTGGCATGCCGGCGAAATCGGGCGCCTCAACATCGATCATCACCACTACCGGGGATTGCGCAATCAACTGGGCGAGCGCCTCAGCCGCCAATCCCGATCGCAGGACGCCCGCCTGCTCCTGCAAGCCGTGGACGAGGCAGGCAGCGAAGGACACCTCAATCCCGCCGCGGTTTTCGAAGCGGCCCGCTCGGGACGGCCCGAAGCTCAGCGCCTGGTGCAGGAACTCTCCGCTTACATAGGCACCTCGGTGGCCAACTTGTGCAGCATCGTCGACCCCACCCTGGTGGTCTTCGGCGGTGGAATCGTAGGAGCCGGCGACCATTTCATCGATGCCGTCCGGGGCGTGATGTCCGAGATGATCCCCAATCTGCCCCGCTTGGCCCTGTCGAGCCTGGGTTCGGACGTTTACCTGCTGGGCTGCATTCAATCCTCTCTCAGGCTGGCCTGGGACCAACTGCACCATTACGTGCTCGATCCCGGGCAGATGCCGACCCGCATCCTCAATTCCGCGAGTTAAACATGATGAGAATCCGCTTGACCTTTCTTCTCTTGGCCTTCTTTTCGGCATGGGCGACAGCCGTCCCGGCAAGTCCCCCGCAAGAGCCTCTCTACAAGGACGCTTCGGCCCCTCCAGAGGAGAGGGTGGAAGACCTCTTGGGGCGCATGACGCTGGCCGAAAAAGTCGGCCAGATGACTCAGATCAACTTCAGCGCCATCAACGGCAGCGGCCAGGAGGCGGTACAGATCGATCCCGACCTGGTCAGCCAGGCCATACGCCGCTACCACGTGGGATCGTTCCTCAACGGCATCGCGGTGCCCGCCTCTCAATGGCATGAGTACAGCGACCAGCTTCAGCGCATCAACATGCGGGAGTCGCGCTTGGGCATTCCCATCATTTACGGGATGGACCATATCCACGGGGCCAATTACCTCAGCGGAGCCACCATCTTCCCCCAACCCTTCAATCTGGCGGCCACCTTCAACACCGAACTGGTCCGCCGGATGGCCAAGATCACGGTCGTAGAAACTCAGGGCCTGGGCCACCACTGGATCTTCGCACCTGTCCTGGGACTGGCCCGTCAACCCGCCTGGCCGCGAGTCTACGAGACATTCGGAGCAGACGCGCTGCTGGCCTCCCGCATGGGAACGGCCTTTATCGAAGGACTGCGCGAGGCCTCGAGCGAGACTGGCGACGGCCATCTGAGGGCTGCCTGCGCCAAGCATTTCCTGGGCTATTCGGTTCCCGACTCGGGTTACGACCGGACTCCGGTGGACATCTCCTGGCA harbors:
- a CDS encoding ROK family transcriptional regulator codes for the protein MSSQSRKYSKQRGRYASKIDLSKMRSLNSWQILEAVRDKGPLSRAELAKISELSPPTVSALVDTLRELHLLRERRQPVRASGPGRKPRLLEINDELGCVAGLEFQPFQLCLAVADLNGKILARSRVGIDPAAGPDAHIAAQADSVRQLLEEAGLPLELLMGVTVAAPGITDSTQGRAIDLTMNYLEGWRDIELAQRLSVQLEAPVAVENDLNSAVQGEHWKGCAQGESDFAFISANIFSDPCQVGAGIIIDGKLHRGGHWHAGEIGRLNIDHHHYRGLRNQLGERLSRQSRSQDARLLLQAVDEAGSEGHLNPAAVFEAARSGRPEAQRLVQELSAYIGTSVANLCSIVDPTLVVFGGGIVGAGDHFIDAVRGVMSEMIPNLPRLALSSLGSDVYLLGCIQSSLRLAWDQLHHYVLDPGQMPTRILNSAS